One genomic region from Rosa rugosa chromosome 1, drRosRugo1.1, whole genome shotgun sequence encodes:
- the LOC133724314 gene encoding uncharacterized protein LOC133724314 isoform X2 — protein MDKASSECPYPGCFFCVMKEGNPSKRRASILKFFRDLPTQDDDGQVLPISGLWNTAMAHPNDPEFIELGIFECMASLIWKGLKNRRWLSHDQNIYIPYYAAHIIGSYTMNMEEFAESSVHAGVIAPLVELLRGRLTWVEQRVAVRALGHLATYASTFPAVASHGEILELSIQLGMSSLEIVYSHFYQYVDRRLSYHCDLLTRGMGGVEMESRKAEEWASQLQCWSLQLINCFAFKPEFLPTICKPEFLTKLPGMWGGLVNENSPAGIGLLRTICHHKLGRGPVASCPGIIEALCNIARSSDDWQYMAIDCLLWLLQDPSTCHKVIDKAVPALVDLAEITTLGDNKKLGDSIVNVLQECIQSQGTGRNSLSNRTKEMIEELLNSRQRLKWEKNMPKEDLHIKQAAALVVKLEGNSLFSSGNISGAASKYSEALALCPMRSKKERVVLYSNRAQCYLLLQQPLAAISDATRALCLHSPLNRHAKSLWRRAQAYDMLGFAKESLLDAILFINECSQSNDPDLSLRQNKVPDYAERLVKKQMRAAWLFREAAIKHGGVHCEGAGDVYGRESDDSEWETASESDIGNDGRDAMGNDDDDDDDESEWKNEDERKDKYDKSSVKACGR, from the exons ATGGATAAAGCATCTTCCGAATGTCCTTACCCAGGATGCTTCTTTTGTGTGATGAAGGAAGGGAATCCAAGTAAGCGAAGAGCAAGTATCCTGAAGTTCTTTAGAGACCTTCCTACACAGGATGATGATGGTCAGGTTCTTCCTATCAGTGGCCTTTGGAACACTGCCATGGCACATCCAAATGACCCTGAGTTCATTGAGCTTGGTATCTTTGAGTGTATGGCTTCACTGATATGGAAGGGTCTGAAGAATCGTCGCTGGCTTTCTCATGACCAGAATATATACATTCCTTATTATGCAGCTCACATAATTGGTTCATACACTATGAACATGGAAGAATTTGCAGAAAGTTCTGTTCATGCAGGGGTAATCGCTCCTTTAGTTGAACTTTTGAGAGGAAGGTTAACGTGGGTTGAACAGAGAGTGGCTGTCCGAGCTTTAGGCCACTTGGCTACCTATGCCAGCACTTTTCCTGCTGTAGCAAGTCATGGTGAAATTCTTGAGCTTTCCATTCAACTAGGAATGAGCTCACTTGAGATTGTCTATTCACATTTCTACCAGTACGTTGACCGAAGGTTAAGCTATCACTGTGATCTGCTCACTCGTGGCATGGGAGGTGTTGAAATGGAGTCCAGAAAGGCTGAAGAATGGGCAAGTCAGTTGCAATGCTGGTCTCTCCAGCTCATTAACTGCTTTGCCTTTAAACCGGAGTTTCTTCCAACTATATGCAAGCCTGAATTCTTAACAAAGCTACCTGGCATGTGGGGTGGGCTTGTCAATGAAAACTCACCAGCTGGTATTGGTTTATTAAGAACAATTTGTCATCATAAGCTGGGTAGAGGACCTGTAGCTAGCTGTCCTGGTATTATCGAAGCATTGTGTAATATTGCTCGGTCGTCAGATGATTGGCAGTATATGGCTATTGATTGTCTTCTCTGGTTACTTCAAGACCCTAGTACATGTCATAAG GTCATTGATAAGGCTGTACCTGCACTTGTTGACCTTGCGGAGATTACAACTCTGGGTGATAACAAGAAACTCGGAGATTCCATTGTCAATGTTCTTCAGGAATGTATCCAGTCACAAGGGACTGGACGTAACTCATTGAGTAACAGAACGAAAGAAATGATTGAAGAACTGTTGAATTCCAGACAGAGATTGAAATGGGAAAAGAATATGCCAAAAGAGGATCTCCATATTAAACAGGCAGCAGCACTTGTGGTCAAGCTTGAAGGAAATTCCCTGTTCTCATCAGGAAATATATCTGGAGCTGCATCAAAATACTCAGAAGCATTGGCATTGTGTCCAATGAGATCCAAAAAGGAGAGAGTTGTTCTTTACAGTAATCGAGCTCAGTGTTATCTTCTGTTGCAACAGCCCTTAGCTGCCATTAGTGATGCTACACGTGCACTTTGTCTTCACAGCCCACTAAATCGTCATGCCAAAAGTCTCTGGAGAAGAGCTCAGGCTTACGACATGCTTGGGTTTGCAAAAGAGAGTTTATTAGATGCCATTCTGTTCATAAACGAGTGCTCTCAGTCAAATGATCCTGATCTCTCATTGAGGCAAAATAAGGTTCCTGACTATGCTGAACGATTGGTTAAAAAGCAGATGCGTGCAGCTTGGTTATTTAGAGAGGCAGCTATCAAACATGGGGGTGTGCATTGTGAGGGTGCTGGTGACGTATATGGCCGAGAGAGTGATGATTCTGAATGGGAGACAGCTAGTGAGAGCGAtataggaaatgatggaagggATGCAATGGGcaatgatgacgacgacgatgatgatGAGAGTGAATGGAAGAATGAGGACGAGAGGAAAGACAAATATGATAAATCTTCAGTTAAAG CTTGCGGAAGATGA
- the LOC133724796 gene encoding uncharacterized protein LOC133724796 — MVANRLKLVLPQSISPFQSAFVPGRLITDNILVANEIAHFVHNKREGSDGFMALKLDLSKAYDRMEWSFLRKVLVRFGFAQNWIDMVMECVSSVRYSFLIRGKPRGFVCPSRDDSMLYAKASLEACYEIKDVIETYGRASGQLVNLSKSSVVFSKNVSEETKEVVSSLLGVEVVASHEKYLGLPTYVGRKKSATFQYIKDNLAKKIEGWQGKMLSGAGKDILIRVVAQALPAYAMSVFQLTNNFCEDLEQMFARFWWGSTLDKQKIHWKTWKALCNPREEGGLGFRSLMHFNSICNGEEVNIWSDCWAPALHEGRPSTNVLAMEEVSKVSDLLSTTGVWNEALIRRLFGREEAEIILNIPLSCRNIPDRLIWKLERKGEFSVKTAYRFSFFHSSCRSPFTLAVNGDFWKRIWKVLIPNAAKVFAWRVCHDILPSLDRLASRSGDFDFSIVEYLEGEKFTSLGRSSITFSIDHGFIPAILETDAQEVQRQLTAQVSNNSSALGRLYEDLSLMLASHNSLQVNYVSRKANVVAHMLAAHGSSMMQDCFYFSVPSFLAAAIAAEVPVM; from the exons ATGGTGGCGAACCGGCTTAAATTGGTTCTTCCTCAATCAATTTCTCCTTTTCAAAGTGCGTTTGTGCCAGGGAGATTAATCACTGATAATATTCTGGTGGCTAATGAGATTGCTCATTTTGTTCATAATAAAAGAGAAGGGAGTGACGGTTTTATGGCATTGAAGCTTGATCTTAGTAAAGCTTACGATAGGATGGAATGGTCTTTTCTCCGAAAGGTGTTGGTTCGGTTTGGGTTTGCACAAAACTGGATTGACATGGTGATGGAGTGTGTCAGTTCGGTGAGATATTCGTTCTTGATTCGTGGGAAGCCGCGGGGCTTTGTTTGTCCGAGCAGAG atgatagtatGCTTTATGCGAAGGCGTCATTGGAGGCTTGTTATGAGATTAAGGATGTCATTGAGACATATGGGAGAGCTTCAGGGCAGTTGGTGAATTTGAGCAAAAGTTCTGTTGTATTTAGCAAGAATGTTTCGGAGGAGACGAAGGAGGTTGTCTCTAGTTTATTGGGAGTGGAAGTGGTGGCGTCACATGAAAAATATCTGGGGCTTCCTACTTATGTGGGGAGAAAGAAGTCTGCTACTTTCCAGTACATTAAAGATAACTTGGCCAAGAAGATAGAGGGTTGGCAGGGGAAGATGTTGAGTGGGGCTGGGAAGGATATCCTGATCCGAGTAGTTGCTCAAGCTTTACCAGCCTATGCCATGAGTGTGTTCCAATTGACAAATAATTTTTGTGAGGACTTGGAACAGATGTTTGCCCGCTTTTGGTGGGGGTCTACTTTGGATAAGCAGAAAATACATTGGAAGACCTGGAAGGCTCTGTGTAATCCAAGGGAGGAAGGCGGTTTGGGATTCCGGAGTCTTATGCATTTCAACTCG ATCTGTAACGGGGAGGAGGTCAATATATGGTCTGACTGTTGGGCTCCTGCTTTGCATGAGGGGAGGCCGAGTACCAATGTTTTAGCAATGGAGGAAGTTAGCAAAGTGAGTGATTTGTTGTCAACTACGGGGGTTTGGAATGAGGCTCTGATTCGGAGGCTTTTTGGGAGGGAGGAGGCAGAAATTATTTTAAACATTCCTCTTAGTTGCAGAAATATACCAGATAGGTTGATATGGAAGTTGGAAAGGAAGGGTGAGTTTTCTGTTAAAACTGCTTAccggttttctttttttcactcTTCTTGTCGTAGTCCTTTTACTCTGGCGGTGAATGGGGATTTCTGGAAAAGGATTTGGAAAGTTCTGATTCCTAATGCAGCTAAGGTTTTTGCATGGAGAGTTTGTCATGACATTCTACCTTCCTTGGACAGGCTAGCTTCAAG ATCTggggattttgatttttctattGTGGAGTATTTGGAAGGAGAGAAATTCACGAGTTTGGGAAG GTCCTCAATTACTTTTTCCATTGATCATGGTTTCATTCCagctatcttggaaactgaTGCACAAGAGGTGCAACGTCAGCTAACTGCCCAAGTGAGCAATAATTCTTCGGCTTTGGGACGTTTATATGAGGATCTCAGTTTAATGTTGGCTTCCCATAATAGCTTGCAAGTTAATTATGTTAGTAGGAAGGCTAATGTAGTGGCCCATATGTTAGCTGCACATGGGAGTAGTATGATGCaagattgtttttatttttcagttcCTAGTTTTCTAGCAGCTGCTATTGCAGCTGAGGTTCCTGTGATGTAA
- the LOC133724312 gene encoding probable xyloglucan galactosyltransferase GT17: MFSGEKKPPILLRCSSSLLLFLSAACLIFWFPSSPDTLIQQQHDHHIQHHDPPHVNQTRNQNNNNNNNKNADGLITPTKRSVTVPTCNQKLSVYLYTLPAKFNLGLLHNCHNLNFRTDMCPHVENSGLGQPLPTMGPTLATNSSSSWFATNQFAAEMIFHARLLNHPCRTYDPTRATLFYVPYYGGLHVSSKFRERNLTARDELDVSLVDYLQSQSTWQKHNGKDHFIALGRIVRDFTSSWLGAGRLLKLAGVENMSVLIIERNPFKGSNQHGIPYPSYFHPSTWQEMSTWQTKMREAHRRHLFSFIGAKRRKAAIRNEFIKQCGESTRCMLLNCRGSNEEAKKCQEPSEVLKVMSESVFCLQAPGDSFTRRSTFDSVLAGCIPVFFSPHTAYSQYQWYLPGERSEYSVYIDQRSKARKRIEEVLLKIPSEKVRMMREKIIGLIPSLTYANPNASDFGFEDAVDVALASLAEQVKKFVD, from the coding sequence atgttttccgGCGAGAAAAAACCTCCAATTCTTCTCCGGTGCAGCTCTTCCCTTCTTCTCTTTCTATCAGCTGCTTGCCTCATCTTTTGGTTCCCTTCATCTCCTGACACTCTTATCCAACAACAACATGATCACCACATTCAACATCATGATCCTCCTCATGTTAATCAAACTCGAAAccagaacaacaacaacaacaacaacaaaaacgcCGACGGTCTCATTACTCCCACCAAACGATCCGTCACAGTTCCGACTTGCAACCAAAAACTGTCTGTCTACCTATACACATTGCCGGCGAAGTTCAACCTCGGACTCCTTCACAACTGCCACAACCTAAACTTTCGTACCGACATGTGCCCCCACGTAGAAAACTCCGGACTCGGCCAGCCACTTCCGACCATGGGCCCCACATTAGCAaccaacagcagcagcagctggTTCGCCACCAACCAGTTCGCGGCGGAGATGATCTTCCACGCGCGTCTCCTGAACCACCCCTGCCGCACGTACGACCCCACACGTGCCACTCTCTTCTACGTACCCTACTACGGCGGCCTACACGTTTCGAGCAAGTTCCGGGAACGGAATCTAACCGCACGCGACGAGCTCGACGTCAGCTTGGTTGACTATCTACAATCCCAATCCACGTGGCAGAAGCACAATGGGAAGGACCATTTTATCGCCCTGGGACGCATCGTACGTGATTTTACGTCTTCGTGGCTTGGAGCCGGCCGTCTCCTTAAACTCGCCGGAGTCGAAAACATGTCGGTTCTGATCATCGAGAGAAACCCTTTTAAAGGCTCGAACCAACACGGCATACCCTACCCTTCCTATTTCCACCCGTCCACGTGGCAAGAGATGTCCACGTGGCAGACTAAGATGAGAGAAGCTCACCGGCGCCACTTGTTCTCTTTCATCGGCGCGAAGAGAAGGAAGGCGGCGATCCGGAATGAGTTCATAAAGCAATGCGGCGAGTCAACTCGGTGCATGTTATTGAATTGTCGCGGGAGTAATGAGGAAGCTAAAAAATGCCAAGAGCCGAGTGAGGTGTTGAAGGTGATGAGTGAGTCCGTGTTTTGTTTACAAGCCCCCGGCGACTCGTTCACTAGGCGGTCAACGTTTGACTCGGTGCTGGCCGGTTGCATTCCGGTGTTCTTTTCGCCGCACACAGCGTACAGTCAATACCAGTGGTATTTGCCGGGGGAAAGGAGCGAGTATTCTGTGTATATAGATCAGAGAAGTAAAGCGAGGAAGAGAATTGAAGAGGTGCTGTTGAAGATTCCGAGCGAGAAGGTTAGGATGATGCGAGAGAAGATTATAGGTTTGATCCCGAGTTTGACTTATGCTAACCCGAATGCGAGTGATTTTGGGTTTGAAGATGCTGTTGATGTTGCGCTTGCATCATTGGCCGAGCAAGTAAAGAAATTTgttgattga
- the LOC133724313 gene encoding probable xyloglucan galactosyltransferase GT17 has product MLSRKQTPPDSPWKEKEEKLLHYSKSKEPNLLMTILNNPHLRFGAFVFVFLSAWLLLLLFWFPPKITITPTTTPNVVEALLVPDQDTQEQPKSKCEDPSVSVYVYPLPAKFNIALLDRCETLNVYTDMCPHVANHGLGQPKPNMGSAASWFATHQFIGEMIFHARVENHPCRTHEPSRATLFYVPFYGGLYASSKFREANLTARDELSFELMEHIQSQPTWQNHNGKDHFIALGRTAWDFMRTSDGPDFGANVLLNLPAVKNMSVLTVERQPWQGANQFGIPYPSYFHPSTLPEMLTWQTKMRDATRPYLFSFIGGPRKGLEKAAVRNEFIRQCGESTRCFLMKCGSNGASKCHEPSEVLKVMSESQFCLQAPGDSYTRRSTFDSVLAGCIPVFFSPHTAYTQYKWFLPAEVSEYSVYIDEKSEESKRIEEELLKIPTEKVAMMREKVIEMIPSLTYAHPNASGLGFKDAVDVSLASLANHVNILVN; this is encoded by the coding sequence atgcTTTCGAGAAAGCAAACACCTCCAGATTCTCCATggaaggagaaggaagagaaaTTGCTGCACTACTCCAAAAGCAAAGAACCCAACTTGTTGATGACCATCCTCAATAATCCCCACCTCAGGTTTGGTGCTTTCGTCTTTGTCTTTCTGTCTGCTTGGCTTCTACTACTCCTCTTTTGGTTCCCTCCTAAAATCACCATAACACCAACAACCACACCCAATGTCGTTGAGGCCCTTCTTGTTCCAGATCAAGATACCCAAGAACAACCAAAATCTAAGTGCGAGGATCCAAGCGTGTCGGTTTATGTATACCCTTTGCCGGCGAAGTTCAACATTGCACTCCTTGACCGCTGCGAAACCCTAAACGTCTACACCGACATGTGTCCTCACGTGGCGAACCACGGACTCGGGCAGCCCAAACCAAACATGGGCTCGGCCGCGTCGTGGTTCGCAACCCACCAGTTCATCGGTGAGATGATCTTCCACGCGCGCGTGGAGAATCACCCCTGCCGCACGCACGAACCCTCACGCGCCACCCTCTTCTACGTCCCCTTCTACGGCGGCCTCTACGCTTCCAGCAAGTTCCGAGAGGCCAACTTAACCGCACGGGACGAGCTCTCCTTCGAATTGATGGAGCACATTCAGTCCCAGCCCACGTGGCAGAATCACAACGGCAAGGACCACTTCATCGCCCTGGGGAGGACCGCGTGGGATTTCATGAGAACATCGGACGGCCCAGATTTCGGAGCCAACGTCCTCCTCAACCTCCCCGCCGTTAAAAACATGTCGGTGCTGACCGTAGAGAGACAACCTTGGCAGGGCGCAAACCAGTTCGGCATACCCTACCCTTCCTACTTCCACCCCTCCACCTTGCCGGAGATGCTGACATGGCAGACCAAGATGCGCGACGCCACCCGGCCTTACCTGTTCTCCTTCATCGGTGGGCCCAGGAAGGGGCTAGAGAAGGCGGCCGTCCGTAACGAGTTCATAAGGCAATGCGGCGAGTCGACTCGGTGCTTCCTCATGAAATGTGGCTCTAACGGAGCTAGCAAATGTCACGAGCCGAGCGAGGTCTTGAAGGTGATGAGTGAGTCCCAGTTTTGCTTACAGGCTCCCGGAGACTCCTACACGCGGCGGTCAACGTTTGACTCTGTCTTGGCCGGGTGCATTCCGGTGTTCTTTTCGCCGCACACGGCGTACACGCAGTACAAGTGGTTTTTACCGGCGGAGGTGAGCGAGTATTCCGTTTACATTGACGAGAAGAGTGAGGAGAGTAAGAGGATAGAGGAAGAGTTGCTGAAGATTCCGACGGAGAAGGTTGCGATGATGAGGGAGAAGGTTATTGAGATGATTCCTAGCTTGACGTACGCGCATCCCAATGCGAgtggtttagggtttaaggaCGCAGTTGACGTGTCGCTTGCATCATTGGCTAATCATGTCAATATTTTAGtgaattaa
- the LOC133724314 gene encoding uncharacterized protein LOC133724314 isoform X1 yields the protein MDKASSECPYPGCFFCVMKEGNPSKRRASILKFFRDLPTQDDDGQVLPISGLWNTAMAHPNDPEFIELGIFECMASLIWKGLKNRRWLSHDQNIYIPYYAAHIIGSYTMNMEEFAESSVHAGVIAPLVELLRGRLTWVEQRVAVRALGHLATYASTFPAVASHGEILELSIQLGMSSLEIVYSHFYQYVDRRLSYHCDLLTRGMGGVEMESRKAEEWASQLQCWSLQLINCFAFKPEFLPTICKPEFLTKLPGMWGGLVNENSPAGIGLLRTICHHKLGRGPVASCPGIIEALCNIARSSDDWQYMAIDCLLWLLQDPSTCHKVIDKAVPALVDLAEITTLGDNKKLGDSIVNVLQECIQSQGTGRNSLSNRTKEMIEELLNSRQRLKWEKNMPKEDLHIKQAAALVVKLEGNSLFSSGNISGAASKYSEALALCPMRSKKERVVLYSNRAQCYLLLQQPLAAISDATRALCLHSPLNRHAKSLWRRAQAYDMLGFAKESLLDAILFINECSQSNDPDLSLRQNKVPDYAERLVKKQMRAAWLFREAAIKHGGVHCEGAGDVYGRESDDSEWETASESDIGNDGRDAMGNDDDDDDDESEWKNEDERKDKYDKSSVKDLKHGYNVQLAEDEP from the exons ATGGATAAAGCATCTTCCGAATGTCCTTACCCAGGATGCTTCTTTTGTGTGATGAAGGAAGGGAATCCAAGTAAGCGAAGAGCAAGTATCCTGAAGTTCTTTAGAGACCTTCCTACACAGGATGATGATGGTCAGGTTCTTCCTATCAGTGGCCTTTGGAACACTGCCATGGCACATCCAAATGACCCTGAGTTCATTGAGCTTGGTATCTTTGAGTGTATGGCTTCACTGATATGGAAGGGTCTGAAGAATCGTCGCTGGCTTTCTCATGACCAGAATATATACATTCCTTATTATGCAGCTCACATAATTGGTTCATACACTATGAACATGGAAGAATTTGCAGAAAGTTCTGTTCATGCAGGGGTAATCGCTCCTTTAGTTGAACTTTTGAGAGGAAGGTTAACGTGGGTTGAACAGAGAGTGGCTGTCCGAGCTTTAGGCCACTTGGCTACCTATGCCAGCACTTTTCCTGCTGTAGCAAGTCATGGTGAAATTCTTGAGCTTTCCATTCAACTAGGAATGAGCTCACTTGAGATTGTCTATTCACATTTCTACCAGTACGTTGACCGAAGGTTAAGCTATCACTGTGATCTGCTCACTCGTGGCATGGGAGGTGTTGAAATGGAGTCCAGAAAGGCTGAAGAATGGGCAAGTCAGTTGCAATGCTGGTCTCTCCAGCTCATTAACTGCTTTGCCTTTAAACCGGAGTTTCTTCCAACTATATGCAAGCCTGAATTCTTAACAAAGCTACCTGGCATGTGGGGTGGGCTTGTCAATGAAAACTCACCAGCTGGTATTGGTTTATTAAGAACAATTTGTCATCATAAGCTGGGTAGAGGACCTGTAGCTAGCTGTCCTGGTATTATCGAAGCATTGTGTAATATTGCTCGGTCGTCAGATGATTGGCAGTATATGGCTATTGATTGTCTTCTCTGGTTACTTCAAGACCCTAGTACATGTCATAAG GTCATTGATAAGGCTGTACCTGCACTTGTTGACCTTGCGGAGATTACAACTCTGGGTGATAACAAGAAACTCGGAGATTCCATTGTCAATGTTCTTCAGGAATGTATCCAGTCACAAGGGACTGGACGTAACTCATTGAGTAACAGAACGAAAGAAATGATTGAAGAACTGTTGAATTCCAGACAGAGATTGAAATGGGAAAAGAATATGCCAAAAGAGGATCTCCATATTAAACAGGCAGCAGCACTTGTGGTCAAGCTTGAAGGAAATTCCCTGTTCTCATCAGGAAATATATCTGGAGCTGCATCAAAATACTCAGAAGCATTGGCATTGTGTCCAATGAGATCCAAAAAGGAGAGAGTTGTTCTTTACAGTAATCGAGCTCAGTGTTATCTTCTGTTGCAACAGCCCTTAGCTGCCATTAGTGATGCTACACGTGCACTTTGTCTTCACAGCCCACTAAATCGTCATGCCAAAAGTCTCTGGAGAAGAGCTCAGGCTTACGACATGCTTGGGTTTGCAAAAGAGAGTTTATTAGATGCCATTCTGTTCATAAACGAGTGCTCTCAGTCAAATGATCCTGATCTCTCATTGAGGCAAAATAAGGTTCCTGACTATGCTGAACGATTGGTTAAAAAGCAGATGCGTGCAGCTTGGTTATTTAGAGAGGCAGCTATCAAACATGGGGGTGTGCATTGTGAGGGTGCTGGTGACGTATATGGCCGAGAGAGTGATGATTCTGAATGGGAGACAGCTAGTGAGAGCGAtataggaaatgatggaagggATGCAATGGGcaatgatgacgacgacgatgatgatGAGAGTGAATGGAAGAATGAGGACGAGAGGAAAGACAAATATGATAAATCTTCAGTTAAAG ACCTAAAGCATGGATACAATGTGCAGCTTGCGGAAGATGAACCATGA